The following coding sequences are from one Lysinibacillus sp. FSL W8-0992 window:
- a CDS encoding translation factor GTPase family protein: protein MYKTIGVLAHVDAGKTTFCEQLLFHTNSIQTRGRVDHQDTFLDNHTIEQARGITIFAEQGRMQIGDDTYTLIDTPGHVDFSPEMERAIRVMDYAIIIVSAVEGVQGHTETVWQLLRQYNVPTFFFINKIDREGADVDAVMKQLRKECSKDVLLIEDPLRTDYVQSHIAEWLAERDEQLLDAYLTETLDAQTCLLQLQKLIKQEQAFPCFTGAALKDIGIKEFLSQLPLLTETRFDHQAPFQGEVFKIRHDGTQRLTFIKALQGTLHTRQDFTFGDVTEKITEIRLYNGSRFDTTQEVQAGEIFAVKGLSLAKVGDILGSTIPPQPYELVPTLQAKVQYDGQQHIKEVLQVFRLLEAEEPSLRVVWHEKFQEIHVHIMGVIQLEVLTEVLKNRFSLSVTFGEPKILYMESIVTTVTGYGHFEPLKHYAEVHLLMEPNIRGTGNTFVNACHADDLSVGNQRLIEKHLFEREHHGVLTGSPVTDVCFTLLTGRAHIKHTEGGDFREATFRALRQGLEQAENILLEPYYRFKLKASNDFIGRMMNDIQQADGTFDDPLLTEEQVTLTGRVPVATFMHYSTTFAAYTNGKGSISLQFDGYDKCHNSEEIIAQINYNKQADPDYTSSSIFCAKGKGYSVPWYEAKEAMHCL from the coding sequence ATGTATAAAACGATTGGTGTGCTCGCACATGTCGATGCAGGAAAGACAACCTTTTGTGAACAACTACTATTCCATACGAACAGTATTCAAACGCGTGGAAGAGTCGATCACCAAGATACTTTTTTAGATAATCATACTATCGAACAAGCTCGTGGTATTACCATTTTTGCCGAACAAGGACGGATGCAAATTGGGGATGATACATACACACTAATTGATACACCTGGGCATGTCGACTTTTCACCAGAGATGGAACGCGCAATTCGTGTAATGGATTACGCCATTATTATCGTAAGCGCTGTAGAGGGTGTACAAGGACATACTGAAACCGTGTGGCAATTGCTACGTCAATACAACGTCCCAACCTTCTTCTTTATTAATAAGATAGATCGTGAAGGCGCTGATGTAGATGCCGTTATGAAGCAGCTTCGAAAGGAATGTTCGAAGGACGTACTTTTAATAGAAGACCCATTGCGTACAGATTATGTCCAGAGCCACATTGCTGAATGGCTAGCTGAACGTGATGAACAACTACTCGATGCCTATTTGACAGAAACTCTCGATGCACAAACATGCCTATTACAGTTGCAAAAGTTGATTAAACAAGAGCAAGCATTTCCTTGCTTTACTGGTGCGGCATTAAAGGATATTGGAATAAAAGAATTTTTATCACAGCTCCCTCTACTTACGGAGACTCGATTCGACCATCAAGCACCATTTCAAGGTGAGGTATTTAAAATCCGCCATGATGGAACTCAACGGTTAACGTTTATCAAAGCATTGCAAGGAACTTTACATACACGCCAAGACTTTACATTTGGTGATGTGACTGAAAAAATAACTGAAATTCGTTTATATAATGGTAGCCGTTTTGACACAACACAAGAAGTGCAAGCAGGAGAAATTTTCGCGGTTAAAGGGCTTAGTCTAGCAAAAGTCGGTGATATTTTAGGTAGTACAATACCTCCTCAGCCATATGAGCTTGTGCCTACGTTACAAGCTAAAGTACAGTATGATGGACAACAGCATATAAAAGAAGTTTTACAAGTATTCCGTTTACTAGAAGCGGAGGAACCATCGTTGCGAGTCGTTTGGCATGAGAAATTCCAAGAAATCCATGTACATATTATGGGGGTTATTCAACTTGAAGTACTTACTGAAGTGTTAAAAAATCGCTTTTCACTTTCTGTTACTTTTGGTGAGCCAAAAATCTTATATATGGAATCAATCGTAACAACTGTAACAGGATACGGTCATTTTGAGCCTTTAAAGCATTATGCTGAGGTACACCTGTTAATGGAGCCTAATATTCGTGGAACTGGTAACACTTTTGTTAACGCTTGTCATGCTGATGATTTATCAGTTGGAAACCAACGACTAATTGAAAAACATCTATTTGAACGAGAGCATCACGGTGTTTTAACTGGCTCCCCAGTGACAGATGTATGCTTCACCCTTTTGACAGGACGTGCTCATATCAAGCATACAGAGGGTGGCGATTTTCGCGAAGCAACTTTCCGTGCACTTCGACAAGGGCTGGAGCAAGCCGAAAATATATTGCTTGAACCATATTATCGCTTTAAATTGAAAGCATCGAATGATTTTATCGGTCGTATGATGAACGATATCCAGCAAGCAGATGGGACTTTTGATGACCCTCTATTAACAGAGGAACAAGTAACATTAACAGGACGTGTTCCTGTTGCAACATTTATGCATTATAGTACTACTTTCGCTGCTTATACAAACGGCAAAGGGTCAATATCGTTACAATTTGATGGCTATGATAAATGCCATAATAGTGAAGAAATAATTGCGCAAATCAATTACAATAAACAGGCAGATCCCGACTATACATCATCAAGTATTTTTTGTGCGAAAGGAAAGGGCTATTCAGTTCCTTGGTATGAGGCAAAAGAAGCCATGCATTGCTTGTAA
- a CDS encoding DUF2243 domain-containing protein translates to MTIINNHNSTQVYVSRNLLSGFLFGIGLVAFIDETIFHQLFRWHHFYDKSTTDIGLISDGIFHAISWFATIAGLFLLADIRRKSGFWLKRWVGGMLLGAGGFQLYDGIIQHKLMRIHQIRYVENVIVYDVIWNVLAAIILIIGLYLAVRTSNKNLQVEATTNER, encoded by the coding sequence ATGACCATCATAAACAATCATAACAGTACACAAGTTTATGTAAGCCGGAATTTATTGTCAGGGTTTCTATTTGGGATAGGCCTAGTAGCTTTTATAGATGAGACTATTTTTCATCAATTATTTCGCTGGCATCATTTTTATGATAAGTCTACAACGGATATTGGCTTAATTTCTGATGGGATATTCCATGCAATTAGTTGGTTTGCTACTATTGCAGGATTATTTTTACTTGCAGATATTCGTCGTAAAAGTGGGTTTTGGTTGAAGAGATGGGTTGGTGGCATGTTACTAGGTGCAGGAGGTTTCCAATTATATGATGGCATCATTCAACATAAGCTAATGCGAATACACCAGATTAGGTATGTAGAAAATGTTATCGTATACGATGTAATTTGGAATGTACTTGCTGCAATTATTCTCATAATCGGACTTTATCTTGCTGTTCGTACTAGCAATAAAAATCTTCAAGTAGAGGCTACCACTAATGAACGCTGA
- a CDS encoding ABC transporter ATP-binding protein, with protein sequence MLRVENVNKSYRTGQQVLANINLTVGEGEIVGLVGESGSGKSTLAKVIMQLESPDKGTVNFQNQQITRNNRKSFYEKCQIIFQNASNALNPMWTVKELLREPLQHQKFVTDTYLQTMLEKVKLSNDVLQSLPSELSGGEKQRVNLLRSILVEPKLIVCDEIVSSLDRLIQREIIDLLITLNKERNMAILFISHDLKAVSYLSERIYVMKAGEIVDEQYKEQGAFNFTDNYAQKLFQAMESE encoded by the coding sequence TTGCTTCGGGTAGAAAACGTAAATAAAAGCTATCGAACAGGACAGCAAGTGTTAGCAAATATAAACCTTACTGTAGGAGAAGGCGAAATCGTCGGACTTGTAGGAGAAAGTGGAAGCGGTAAAAGTACTTTAGCCAAAGTCATTATGCAGCTAGAATCACCTGATAAAGGGACCGTAAATTTTCAAAATCAACAAATCACAAGGAACAATCGGAAGTCCTTTTATGAAAAGTGCCAAATTATATTCCAAAATGCTAGTAATGCTTTAAACCCTATGTGGACGGTTAAGGAACTATTAAGGGAGCCATTGCAGCACCAAAAATTCGTGACGGACACCTATTTACAAACGATGCTTGAGAAGGTCAAGTTATCAAACGATGTATTACAATCTCTGCCCTCTGAACTTAGTGGTGGGGAGAAGCAAAGAGTAAATTTATTACGCTCTATTCTAGTTGAACCAAAATTAATAGTATGTGATGAAATTGTTTCTAGCCTAGATCGTCTAATTCAGCGGGAAATTATCGATTTATTAATTACGTTAAATAAAGAAAGAAACATGGCTATTTTATTTATTTCTCATGATTTAAAAGCAGTTTCATATTTAAGTGAACGGATTTATGTAATGAAAGCTGGCGAAATTGTCGATGAACAGTACAAGGAACAAGGTGCATTTAATTTCACCGATAACTATGCTCAAAAGCTATTTCAAGCGATGGAAAGTGAATAA
- a CDS encoding PhzF family phenazine biosynthesis protein, with product MKISVYVASAFSKDHKGGNKAGVVFMENTLTTTQKMAIAKQLGYAETAFIAESEIADYKIEYFTPKEEVDLCGHATIGSFAILMHLNKLFKNRYTIETNSGVLAITIKDDMIFMEQNKPIFYDVVSPNEFIDCFDIQAIDNKYPIQIVSTGLKDILIPIKSETQLHALQPNFEKIKEISKYYNVVGMHLFTFNDNRIICRNFAPLYDINEEAATGTSNGALACYLYEHHYLQKEVYVFEQGYVLHSPSEILVKLETNSKNDIEKVYVGGKGYYCETKCLNVENIE from the coding sequence ATGAAAATATCCGTTTATGTTGCAAGCGCATTTAGCAAGGATCATAAAGGTGGAAATAAAGCAGGAGTAGTATTTATGGAGAATACATTGACCACTACTCAAAAAATGGCAATAGCCAAACAACTGGGCTATGCGGAAACTGCATTTATAGCAGAATCTGAAATTGCGGATTATAAAATTGAGTATTTTACACCAAAAGAAGAAGTTGATTTATGTGGTCATGCCACAATTGGCTCTTTCGCGATTCTGATGCATTTAAATAAACTTTTCAAGAATCGCTATACGATTGAAACAAACAGCGGTGTTCTTGCTATAACTATAAAAGATGACATGATATTTATGGAACAAAACAAACCGATATTCTATGATGTTGTATCTCCAAACGAGTTCATCGACTGTTTTGACATTCAAGCTATAGACAATAAATACCCAATTCAAATTGTCTCCACGGGCTTAAAAGATATTTTAATTCCTATAAAAAGCGAAACACAATTACATGCACTGCAACCTAATTTTGAAAAAATTAAAGAAATTAGCAAGTATTATAATGTTGTCGGGATGCATCTGTTTACTTTTAATGACAATCGAATTATATGCAGAAATTTTGCTCCACTATACGACATCAATGAAGAAGCAGCGACTGGAACTTCCAACGGTGCATTAGCTTGCTACCTTTATGAACATCACTACTTGCAAAAAGAAGTCTATGTATTTGAACAAGGTTATGTTTTACACTCGCCTTCAGAAATATTAGTTAAATTAGAAACCAATAGCAAGAATGATATAGAAAAAGTTTATGTTGGCGGCAAAGGCTATTACTGTGAAACTAAGTGTTTAAATGTAGAAAATATTGAGTGA
- a CDS encoding precorrin-3B methylase, translating to MNAFRSNTPDRTFEKLNTNGNFTRLAVSPGIINKHYTPAQFQKIAEVVGESGAIKYSASYSILLSVPTINVKEIINELQEAGLYIAKQGPIVAIKACDFCDGDKMEAAEITEHLYEALHEETVPSRLRLNINGCASACYNAVYDDIGLVYQKDSFDVYLGAVPMGANAKAGTLFAKRVSVQKIESFLQQIIRHYQKHARPNEPFHKFYRRTNSAEFWQALKKV from the coding sequence ATGAATGCCTTTCGTTCAAATACACCAGATCGAACATTTGAAAAACTAAATACAAATGGAAATTTTACACGCCTTGCAGTAAGTCCAGGTATTATCAATAAGCATTATACACCAGCTCAATTTCAAAAAATTGCTGAGGTTGTAGGTGAAAGCGGCGCAATTAAATACTCGGCTTCCTATAGTATCCTTTTGTCCGTCCCAACTATAAACGTGAAGGAAATTATCAATGAGCTTCAAGAAGCAGGCTTATATATAGCAAAGCAAGGTCCTATCGTTGCGATAAAAGCATGTGATTTTTGTGATGGAGATAAAATGGAGGCTGCCGAAATAACCGAACACCTATACGAAGCATTACATGAGGAAACTGTGCCTTCTAGACTACGGTTAAATATTAATGGCTGTGCATCGGCTTGCTATAATGCTGTATATGATGATATTGGGCTTGTTTATCAAAAGGATAGCTTCGATGTTTACTTAGGTGCCGTGCCGATGGGGGCTAATGCAAAGGCGGGTACACTATTTGCTAAAAGAGTTTCAGTACAAAAAATAGAAAGCTTTCTACAACAAATTATCAGGCATTATCAGAAACACGCTCGCCCAAATGAACCTTTCCATAAATTTTATCGTAGAACAAATAGCGCTGAATTTTGGCAAGCATTAAAGAAAGTGTGA
- a CDS encoding ABC transporter permease, producing MIAKWIGKRVIMGTIVLIIVSFLSFFIMHAAPGNPAAAYYGGNAQTLTVAEQERIEKAFGLDRPILLQYGTWLGEAVKGNLGYSAKEGRPVITILLERLPNTLQLVALTLFIVIIVSTWLGLRAGMKEGSLLDRGLSIFSIASSAIPPFWLGIVCIIIFSLQLGWFPSSGMNDVRGNGGWLDRLNHIVLPLIVLVISHVGIFARFLQDSVKAENRSYYVQVARANGVPDRQIRNLILRNSVIPYINYIGVTIPSFFGGSIVVETLFGWSGLGSLLVKSVMVKDFPVLMGAILIIGVVVVICLFVIDVLMICINPRLRRGKIV from the coding sequence ATGATCGCTAAGTGGATCGGGAAGCGAGTGATAATGGGGACAATTGTCCTCATTATCGTGAGCTTCCTCTCTTTTTTCATTATGCATGCTGCACCTGGCAATCCGGCGGCGGCTTATTATGGAGGCAATGCTCAAACATTAACAGTAGCTGAGCAAGAACGAATTGAAAAAGCGTTTGGTTTAGATAGGCCAATTCTTCTTCAATATGGCACTTGGCTAGGTGAAGCGGTAAAAGGGAATTTAGGCTATTCTGCAAAAGAAGGTAGACCAGTAATAACGATTTTATTAGAGCGTTTACCTAACACATTACAGCTGGTGGCACTCACGTTATTCATCGTTATAATTGTCTCTACTTGGCTAGGATTACGGGCAGGAATGAAAGAAGGTTCTTTATTGGATCGAGGATTATCCATCTTTAGTATTGCAAGTTCTGCGATTCCTCCATTTTGGCTAGGTATTGTCTGTATTATAATATTTTCGCTACAGCTTGGTTGGTTTCCTTCTTCAGGTATGAATGATGTGCGTGGCAATGGAGGTTGGCTTGATCGTTTAAACCATATTGTGCTCCCTTTAATCGTTTTAGTAATTTCTCATGTGGGCATATTCGCACGTTTTTTACAGGATAGTGTTAAGGCAGAGAATCGTAGTTATTATGTCCAAGTTGCGCGTGCAAATGGAGTACCAGACCGACAAATAAGAAACCTCATACTACGGAATTCTGTTATTCCGTATATCAATTATATTGGTGTGACGATTCCTTCATTCTTTGGTGGTTCCATAGTAGTAGAAACACTCTTTGGCTGGTCCGGTTTAGGATCACTGCTAGTGAAATCAGTGATGGTAAAGGATTTCCCAGTACTTATGGGAGCCATTCTGATTATTGGTGTTGTGGTGGTCATTTGCTTATTTGTAATCGACGTTTTAATGATTTGCATCAACCCTAGATTGAGAAGAGGGAAAATAGTATGA
- a CDS encoding ABC transporter substrate-binding protein: MNKWKGMWLVLAMALLSILGACSAKDDSESAAQSENIEPAQAEAKEVTIDNNDTTQVYTEAPKKAISLNQHVTEIMLALGLEDSMVGTAYLDDKIYEPLQAAYDKVPVIAEQYPTKEQVIDSEADFLYAGWKSGFSEKGVGTPEELEALGIHTYLHTSSSITKPTLEDIFTDIRNIAKIFRVEDRGEALIEQMTKDVDAVRAKLPQGEEELRVLVFDSGDKEVFTAAQNFMDELVTVAGGKNIFGDVESGWTTVSKEETVERNPEVIVVIDYGSQTAEDKIKFLKSDPALKETDAVKNERFVILPLSAASEGVRAAEAIEILAKGFYPENF; this comes from the coding sequence ATGAACAAATGGAAAGGCATGTGGCTAGTTCTTGCGATGGCACTATTGAGCATTTTAGGCGCTTGTAGTGCAAAAGATGATTCAGAATCAGCTGCACAAAGTGAAAACATTGAACCAGCACAAGCAGAGGCAAAAGAAGTAACAATTGATAATAACGATACGACACAAGTTTATACAGAAGCTCCTAAAAAGGCGATTAGCTTAAATCAGCACGTTACAGAAATAATGCTAGCATTAGGTTTAGAAGATTCAATGGTTGGTACTGCTTATTTAGATGATAAAATTTATGAACCTTTACAAGCAGCTTACGATAAAGTACCAGTGATAGCGGAGCAGTATCCGACAAAAGAACAAGTAATTGATAGTGAAGCGGATTTTTTATACGCTGGGTGGAAAAGTGGCTTTAGCGAAAAGGGTGTTGGTACACCAGAAGAGTTAGAAGCACTTGGTATTCACACATATTTACATACTTCTTCAAGTATTACAAAACCAACGTTAGAGGATATATTTACGGATATCCGTAATATTGCAAAAATCTTCCGTGTTGAAGACCGCGGAGAGGCATTAATTGAACAGATGACAAAGGATGTTGATGCTGTTCGCGCAAAGTTACCACAAGGTGAAGAAGAATTACGTGTTCTAGTTTTCGATAGTGGGGACAAGGAAGTCTTTACAGCGGCACAAAACTTTATGGATGAACTTGTCACAGTTGCTGGTGGTAAAAACATTTTTGGCGATGTTGAATCGGGCTGGACAACGGTATCAAAAGAAGAAACAGTTGAACGTAACCCTGAAGTCATTGTCGTAATTGATTATGGTTCCCAAACAGCAGAAGACAAAATTAAATTCCTAAAAAGTGATCCGGCATTAAAAGAAACAGATGCTGTGAAAAATGAACGCTTTGTCATTTTACCACTTTCAGCAGCTTCTGAAGGGGTTCGTGCTGCAGAGGCTATTGAAATTTTAGCAAAAGGTTTTTATCCTGAAAACTTTTAA
- a CDS encoding ABC transporter ATP-binding protein — MFKIDNLTVRVNDKNLIHNISLTVPKGQITAVIGESGSGKSTTVSAILGMLPPQAETTGAVYFNGKNIMAMSKKDRLLLRTKHIFTIFQDATNSFSPTQKMKQQLYMFTALRMGEEKEMFLPKMTAILKELNLTEDVLDCYPFELSGGMLQRCMLACALYNKPDILIADEPTSALDMLHQQHFITLLKNLHAQLGTTIILITHDLGVAVSLADTIVVMKNGEIVEKGQATEIFEQPKHPYTKRLVTNHF; from the coding sequence ATGTTTAAAATCGACAATTTAACTGTTCGAGTGAACGATAAAAATCTCATCCACAATATCTCGTTAACTGTGCCAAAAGGCCAAATTACAGCAGTTATTGGTGAAAGTGGGAGTGGGAAAAGCACAACCGTATCAGCTATTTTAGGAATGCTCCCGCCACAAGCTGAGACGACAGGGGCAGTGTACTTTAATGGGAAAAATATAATGGCGATGTCAAAAAAAGATAGGTTACTGTTACGGACAAAGCATATCTTTACTATTTTTCAAGATGCTACAAATAGCTTTTCTCCTACCCAAAAAATGAAACAACAATTGTATATGTTTACTGCCTTACGAATGGGCGAGGAGAAAGAGATGTTTCTGCCAAAAATGACCGCTATCTTAAAGGAATTAAATTTGACCGAAGATGTATTAGATTGCTATCCATTTGAGTTGTCAGGGGGTATGCTGCAACGTTGTATGCTTGCCTGTGCATTGTATAATAAGCCAGACATTTTGATAGCTGATGAACCAACTTCTGCACTAGATATGTTGCATCAACAACACTTTATTACATTACTAAAAAATCTACATGCTCAACTGGGAACAACTATTATATTGATTACCCATGATTTAGGGGTTGCAGTTTCACTAGCGGATACGATTGTTGTGATGAAAAATGGAGAGATTGTCGAGAAGGGGCAAGCGACAGAAATTTTTGAGCAACCAAAACATCCGTATACAAAACGGCTTGTCACAAATCATTTTTAG
- a CDS encoding ABC transporter permease, producing MSKRRKMPLFWLALLCIILGTTIFSSLLAPFEPNAMDMNQIYEAPNLTHLLGTDQLGRDVLSRILVGGKVTLFIAIVSVVISSIVGIIYGGISGFVGGAVDVIMMRILEAFLTIPSLVIVLALQAIMQGSVWRMAMIIGFTGWFVTARIVRSEFIRLKEMEFVQMAKMFRTPLWKILFSHLLRNSLPAIFVVTIFNFAGAIFTEVSLSFLGIGVPPAIPSWGTMLYTAQNDLLVGAWWIGLFPGFMIFVTILCVQAIGSTFKQGGERSHV from the coding sequence ATGAGTAAACGACGGAAGATGCCACTATTTTGGCTTGCACTTCTTTGCATAATTTTAGGAACAACCATCTTCTCCTCACTGTTGGCACCTTTTGAACCAAATGCAATGGATATGAATCAGATTTATGAAGCACCTAATCTTACACATTTACTCGGTACAGATCAGCTAGGCAGAGATGTTTTATCACGAATACTTGTGGGGGGAAAAGTGACACTTTTCATCGCCATTGTGTCAGTCGTAATTTCTAGCATTGTAGGCATTATTTACGGTGGTATAAGCGGTTTTGTTGGTGGTGCCGTCGATGTAATAATGATGCGCATTTTGGAGGCATTTTTAACGATTCCATCCTTGGTCATTGTGCTTGCCCTGCAAGCAATTATGCAAGGAAGTGTTTGGCGAATGGCCATGATTATCGGATTCACAGGCTGGTTTGTCACAGCTCGAATCGTGCGCTCAGAGTTTATTCGTTTAAAGGAAATGGAATTTGTTCAAATGGCTAAAATGTTCCGTACCCCATTGTGGAAAATATTATTTAGTCATTTATTACGTAATAGTTTGCCAGCCATCTTTGTCGTGACGATATTTAATTTTGCGGGTGCGATTTTTACCGAAGTGTCTTTAAGCTTTTTAGGCATTGGTGTGCCACCAGCCATCCCGTCATGGGGAACGATGCTGTACACAGCGCAAAATGATTTACTCGTTGGTGCTTGGTGGATCGGCCTTTTTCCTGGGTTTATGATTTTTGTGACGATATTATGTGTGCAAGCAATCGGGAGCACTTTCAAACAAGGGGGAGAACGATCACATGTTTAA
- a CDS encoding class I SAM-dependent rRNA methyltransferase — protein MTQTIALQINNQYASPLKKGYPLILKEAVDTRKLPTEEGAVLRLLDIHNRFIGTGYYGIQNKGIGWLLTTDANEEIDKAFFAKKISKALQNREAFFNNPNTTAFRAFNGEGDGIGGMTIDFFEGYYMVSWYSAGIYSFKEAIYEALSEIVNFKAIYEKKRFDSKGQYIEQDDFVMGTPGEFPLIVKENGMNYAVHLNDGAMTGIFLDQREVRLAIRERYSQHKTVLNTFSYTGAFSVAAALGGATKTTSVDVAKRSLAKTIEQFSVNNIDYEAQDIKVMDVFHYFKYAQRHQLKFDLVVLDPPSFARTKQMTFSTAKDYPKLLMDTIAITEKNGIIVASTNNASFGMKKFKGFIDQAFKETNTRYKIVEEYGLPKDFRVPREHPEFNYLKVVFIEKLS, from the coding sequence ATGACACAAACGATTGCATTACAAATTAATAATCAATATGCAAGCCCATTAAAAAAAGGCTACCCACTAATCTTAAAGGAAGCAGTCGATACTCGAAAACTGCCTACTGAAGAAGGTGCAGTACTTCGTCTATTAGATATTCATAATCGCTTTATCGGCACTGGCTATTATGGTATCCAAAATAAAGGCATCGGCTGGCTGTTAACTACGGATGCTAATGAAGAAATTGACAAGGCGTTTTTTGCGAAAAAAATAAGCAAGGCGCTACAAAATCGTGAAGCATTTTTCAATAACCCTAATACTACGGCATTTCGTGCTTTTAACGGCGAAGGTGATGGAATTGGGGGCATGACAATCGATTTCTTTGAAGGTTACTATATGGTGAGCTGGTATAGTGCAGGTATTTATTCATTTAAAGAAGCCATTTATGAGGCACTTTCAGAAATAGTCAACTTTAAAGCAATTTATGAGAAAAAACGTTTTGATAGTAAAGGGCAATATATTGAACAGGACGATTTTGTTATGGGTACACCTGGTGAATTCCCACTTATCGTGAAGGAAAATGGTATGAATTATGCTGTTCATTTAAATGATGGTGCCATGACTGGTATTTTCCTCGACCAACGTGAAGTGCGACTTGCCATTCGTGAACGCTATTCTCAACATAAAACCGTGTTAAATACATTTTCTTATACAGGTGCTTTCTCAGTAGCAGCAGCACTTGGTGGCGCCACGAAAACTACAAGTGTCGATGTAGCCAAACGTAGTTTAGCCAAAACAATCGAGCAATTTAGTGTCAACAATATTGACTATGAAGCACAGGACATTAAAGTAATGGATGTATTTCATTATTTCAAATATGCACAGCGTCATCAGTTGAAATTCGACCTTGTCGTATTAGATCCGCCTAGCTTTGCGCGCACAAAGCAAATGACGTTTTCAACAGCAAAGGACTATCCTAAATTATTGATGGATACAATCGCTATTACTGAAAAGAATGGTATTATTGTTGCCTCTACAAACAATGCAAGCTTTGGCATGAAAAAGTTTAAAGGCTTTATTGACCAAGCGTTTAAAGAAACGAATACTCGCTATAAAATCGTTGAAGAATATGGTTTACCAAAAGATTTCCGTGTGCCGCGTGAGCATCCTGAATTCAATTACTTAAAGGTTGTTTTTATTGAAAAATTAAGCTAA
- a CDS encoding cytochrome c oxidase assembly protein, translated as MNADHHQILEGGPSQDGFGIIHPQLVFLILFITILILYISATVITNRNYKTWPFYRIVSFVFGILLAISAVVGPLANRASIDFTAHMFSHLLLGMLAPLFIVLAAPMTLILRTLSTPLARGLSRILRSWLARILIHPLVTSFLNIGGLWILYTTNLYTLMHDNSLIHVIFHLHVFIAGYLFTVSIIYFDPVYHRKSFIYRAIVLIIALAGHGILSKYIYAHPPKGVPIEQAEIGSMVMYYGGDIIDAIIIFTLCLQWYKAARPRDRELQTTKGTLKIN; from the coding sequence ATGAACGCTGACCATCACCAAATATTAGAGGGTGGTCCTAGTCAGGATGGTTTTGGAATCATTCATCCTCAACTAGTTTTTTTAATTTTGTTTATTACCATATTAATTTTGTATATTAGTGCTACTGTAATTACAAATCGTAATTATAAAACATGGCCATTTTATCGTATAGTAAGTTTTGTTTTTGGAATTTTATTGGCGATTAGTGCTGTTGTAGGTCCTTTAGCCAATCGTGCTTCTATAGATTTTACAGCACACATGTTTAGCCATTTACTTTTGGGTATGCTAGCACCGTTATTCATTGTACTTGCAGCGCCTATGACATTAATACTTAGAACTTTAAGCACCCCATTAGCTCGGGGGCTTTCAAGAATTTTAAGAAGTTGGCTAGCACGTATACTTATTCATCCACTAGTCACTAGCTTTCTAAATATAGGTGGACTTTGGATATTGTACACTACTAACCTATATACATTAATGCACGACAATAGTCTAATACATGTAATTTTCCATTTACATGTATTCATTGCAGGCTATTTGTTTACTGTTTCTATCATTTATTTTGATCCTGTATATCATAGGAAATCCTTTATTTACAGAGCAATAGTTTTAATTATTGCATTAGCAGGACATGGAATATTATCGAAGTATATTTATGCTCATCCTCCTAAAGGTGTTCCGATAGAACAAGCAGAAATCGGAAGTATGGTTATGTACTATGGTGGAGATATAATTGATGCCATAATAATTTTTACACTTTGCTTGCAATGGTATAAGGCAGCAAGACCACGAGACCGTGAACTGCAAACAACTAAGGGAACATTAAAAATTAATTAA